From Sceloporus undulatus isolate JIND9_A2432 ecotype Alabama chromosome 6, SceUnd_v1.1, whole genome shotgun sequence, one genomic window encodes:
- the LOC121934023 gene encoding insulin gene enhancer protein ISL-2-like produces the protein MCSAGAFGSRRPPVRRGEGRVVHRECFRCSLCATHLLPGYEFALREAKLPLQPPRSKYNGSSPGLTGAKESCPGRPPSSSSSSLRSHVPKAAAEKTTRVRTVLNEKQLHTLRTCYAANPRPDALMKEQLVEMTGLSPRVIRVWFQNKRCKDKKKSILMKQIQQQQQQHNGDKTSLQGLTGTPLVAGSPIRHDSAVQGSAVEVQTYQPPWKALSDFALQSDLDQPAFQQLVSFSESGSLGNSSGSDVTSLSSQLPDTPNSMVPSPVET, from the exons ATGTGCTCGGCCGGGGCCTTCGGGAGCAGGCGACCACCTGTGAGGCGGGGCGAGGGACGGGTCGTCCACCGGGAGTGCTTCCGATGCTCCCTCTGCGCCACGCATCTCCTTCCCGGGTACGAGTTCGCCCTCCGCGAGGCCAAGCTCCCTCTGCAGCCACCCCGATCGAAGTACAATGGCTCCTCGCCGGGGCTGACGGGAGCCAAGG AGTCCTGTCCTGGGCGCCCGCCCTCGTCCTCCTCGTCTTCGCTGCGTTCTCACGTGCCGAAGGCCGCGGCGGAGAAGACGACGCGCGTGCGGACGGTGCTGAATGAGAAGCAGCTGCACACGCTGCGGACCTGCTACGCAGCCAACCCTCGTCCGGACGCCCTGATGAAGGAGCAGCTGGTGGAGATGACTGGCCTCAGCCCCAGGGTCATCCGGGTCTGGTTCCAGAACAAGCGCTGCAAGGACAAGAAGAAGTCCATCCTCATGAAGCAGatccagcagcagcaacaacagcataaCGGGGACAAAACg AGCCTGCAGGGCCTGACAGGGACCCCGCTGGTGGCAGGCAGTCCGATCCGGCACGACAGCGCAGTTCAGGGAAGCGCGGTGGAGGTCCAGACCTATCAACCCCCCTGGAAAGCACTCAGCGATTTCGCCCTCCAAAGCGACTTGGACCAACCTGCCTTCCAACAACTG GTCTCCTTTTCCGAATCTGGCTCTCTGGGAAACTCCTCCGGCAGCGACGTGACCTCCTTGTCTTCCCAGCTCCCCGACACCCCCAACAGCATGGTTCCTAGCCCAGTGGAGACGTGA